In Phormidium ambiguum IAM M-71, a single window of DNA contains:
- a CDS encoding restriction endonuclease subunit S has translation MTISSEITALIDRINQELDQIENLATNGLNIIRPILYAFPENLSLIRLFATLNNNLIFVDTSRRRIQLTIDSISAPNITVEIIQEAGEDLAELLGRTLENKILVSRTIAILEELQ, from the coding sequence ATGACTATTTCTTCTGAAATAACTGCTCTGATCGATCGAATCAACCAAGAACTAGATCAAATTGAGAACTTAGCAACAAATGGACTCAATATAATAAGACCTATACTATATGCTTTTCCTGAAAACTTATCATTAATACGGCTATTTGCTACTCTCAACAATAATCTGATTTTTGTGGACACTTCTCGAAGGCGCATCCAGCTAACTATTGATAGTATTTCCGCGCCAAATATTACTGTTGAAATAATTCAGGAAGCAGGAGAAGATTTGGCGGAGTTGCTGGGGAGAACTTTGGAGAATAAAATATTGGTAAGCAGGACGATCGCTATTTTAGAGGAATTACAATGA
- a CDS encoding DUF4212 domain-containing protein has translation MNDNNQRAYWRANTALIRNLLIIWAVVSFVLSILLVQPLNNFRIGGVPVGFWIAQQGSIYVFVGLIFYYAYQMEKLDRKYLKKNGDSQRE, from the coding sequence ATGAATGACAACAACCAACGTGCCTATTGGCGGGCAAATACAGCATTGATTCGCAATTTACTAATTATTTGGGCTGTAGTTTCCTTTGTACTCAGCATTTTACTAGTGCAACCTCTCAACAATTTTCGGATTGGTGGTGTTCCTGTGGGTTTTTGGATTGCACAACAAGGATCGATTTACGTATTTGTGGGTTTGATTTTTTACTACGCTTACCAAATGGAAAAACTCGATCGCAAATATTTGAAGAAGAATGGGGATTCTCAGAGGGAATAG
- a CDS encoding VOC family protein has translation MKLKRLGHVAICVQDISRSAEFYQNLGMELVWQDADWAYLKAGDDGLALLSPGYDQAGAHFGFIFNERQEMETAYEQLKAQDIHLTKIHEHRDGTASFYGRDPDGNWFEYLYEPVPVATPS, from the coding sequence ATGAAGTTGAAACGACTGGGGCACGTTGCGATCTGTGTTCAAGATATTAGCCGATCGGCTGAGTTTTACCAAAACTTGGGAATGGAGTTAGTCTGGCAAGATGCAGACTGGGCTTACCTGAAAGCGGGTGATGATGGTTTAGCGTTGTTGAGTCCGGGTTACGATCAAGCAGGCGCACATTTTGGATTTATCTTCAATGAGCGTCAGGAAATGGAAACTGCTTACGAACAACTTAAAGCACAAGATATCCATTTAACCAAAATTCACGAACATCGGGATGGCACAGCTTCCTTTTACGGACGCGATCCTGATGGTAACTGGTTTGAGTACCTTTATGAGCCTGTTCCTGTGGCTACGCCTAGTTAG
- a CDS encoding diguanylate cyclase domain-containing protein, translating into MLLRNLSSTDVALEQIFDRIRMFALQIHHCFDLSEILSLTVQEVREVLGSDRAIIYRFLPEGDGVVAEESVHPEWQPIMGQLIYDPCFNAKWIAQYQKGRIGILEDIDAQTLEPCYKNLLINLQIRANLVVPILVTRQPPQGNATSSPDIWGLLIVHQCSSPRQWNSLEIKFLQLITAQVGIGLQQLEMQQQLRQQNKFLEREQVISQAHQGIEEELRGQEALLRSMTDSSQLGFYVVNNRNDEILYFNHRFCEIWGIEHLADQIQRGEIKNNDIIPDCVRLIADVPAFAESCKPLQSEDNRITIEDEILFVDGRTIRRFSSQVRDIYDRYFGRLYIFEDISDRIRAQAALRESQALWQYALEGNGDGVWDWNIQTNELFLSQCWKKMLGFAESEIGNNLHDWEKLVHSDDIEQVYQEIEKLFHGETEQFINEYRLQCKDGTYKWILARGKVIEWAENNQPLRMIGTNTDITERKLMEEALRESEQRYRSLIATMAEGIVLQQADGTITACNDSAERILGITAEQMMGRNSIDLSWQTIHEDGSHFPGETHPAMVTLRTGEPQFNVIMGVHKPDGNISWISINSQPLFRPNQTQPYAVVTSFADITIRKQVEEALTQQAERERMIYAIAQRIRQSLDLKQILSTTVDEVRHFLQTDRVIIYRFNPDWSGIVVEESVAEGWLKILNMEITDTYFVERQGKAYQYNTIRVTSDIYEAGFADCHIELLEKLQVRAKLIVPILQGENLWGLLVAHHCSSPRHWYPWESELLQQLATQVAIAIQQSELHQQLQIANKQLENLALIDQLTQVANRRCFDRTLSEEWTRLIGEQRPLSLLLCDIDYFKQYNDTYGHTAGDICLKLVAQALRQAVQRPIDVVARYGGEEFAIILPHTNSKGAVRVAQKIHKTIQDLHILHAASKVSKLVTVSIGISTKIPTRETVSLDLIEAADRALYQAKSNGRNRFFIDVNAQ; encoded by the coding sequence ATGCTTCTGAGAAATTTGTCAAGTACTGATGTTGCTTTAGAACAAATATTCGATCGAATCAGGATGTTCGCGCTGCAAATTCATCACTGCTTTGACTTGAGCGAGATTTTAAGTTTGACTGTGCAAGAAGTTAGGGAAGTGTTGGGAAGCGATCGGGCTATTATCTACCGCTTCCTCCCAGAAGGAGATGGAGTAGTAGCAGAAGAGTCCGTACATCCCGAATGGCAACCAATTATGGGACAACTGATTTATGACCCTTGCTTCAATGCCAAATGGATAGCGCAGTATCAAAAAGGACGAATCGGCATTTTAGAAGACATTGATGCTCAAACTTTAGAACCTTGTTACAAAAACTTATTAATTAATTTACAAATCCGAGCGAATTTGGTCGTACCAATTCTGGTGACGCGCCAACCACCTCAAGGTAATGCTACTAGTTCTCCTGATATTTGGGGTTTACTAATTGTTCATCAGTGCAGCAGTCCGCGCCAATGGAACTCTTTGGAAATTAAATTTTTGCAATTGATTACAGCACAAGTCGGAATTGGCTTGCAACAATTAGAAATGCAACAGCAATTACGACAACAGAATAAATTTCTAGAAAGAGAACAAGTTATTTCACAAGCACACCAAGGTATTGAAGAAGAACTGCGCGGTCAGGAAGCTCTTTTGCGTTCTATGACTGATAGTTCTCAGTTGGGGTTTTATGTTGTGAATAACCGCAACGATGAAATTTTATATTTTAATCACCGCTTTTGCGAAATTTGGGGTATTGAACATTTAGCAGATCAAATCCAGCGAGGTGAAATAAAAAATAATGATATTATTCCTGATTGTGTGCGGTTAATTGCAGATGTTCCTGCGTTTGCTGAAAGTTGTAAGCCGTTGCAAAGTGAAGACAATCGGATCACAATTGAAGATGAAATTCTGTTTGTCGATGGGCGGACAATTCGCCGCTTTTCTAGCCAAGTTCGGGATATTTACGATCGCTATTTTGGCAGGTTATACATCTTTGAAGATATTAGCGATCGCATCCGAGCGCAAGCTGCACTAAGAGAAAGCCAAGCACTTTGGCAATATGCCTTAGAAGGGAACGGAGATGGAGTTTGGGATTGGAATATTCAAACAAATGAACTTTTCCTTTCCCAGTGTTGGAAAAAAATGTTGGGATTTGCTGAATCTGAAATCGGCAATAATTTACATGATTGGGAAAAATTGGTTCATTCTGATGATATAGAGCAAGTTTATCAGGAAATTGAAAAGCTATTTCACGGAGAAACTGAACAGTTCATTAACGAATACCGACTGCAATGTAAAGACGGAACTTATAAATGGATTTTAGCTCGTGGTAAAGTTATTGAATGGGCAGAAAATAATCAACCGTTGCGAATGATTGGGACAAATACTGATATCACTGAACGCAAACTTATGGAAGAAGCTTTGCGCGAAAGTGAACAACGCTATCGTTCTTTAATTGCAACAATGGCAGAAGGTATTGTCTTACAGCAAGCTGATGGAACAATTACCGCTTGTAACGATAGTGCAGAAAGAATTTTAGGGATAACTGCCGAGCAAATGATGGGGCGAAATTCGATCGATCTAAGTTGGCAAACAATACACGAAGATGGTTCACATTTTCCCGGAGAAACTCATCCCGCAATGGTAACTTTACGCACTGGAGAACCACAATTTAACGTCATCATGGGAGTTCACAAACCTGATGGAAATATTAGCTGGATTTCGATTAATTCTCAACCGCTGTTTCGTCCAAATCAAACTCAACCTTATGCTGTAGTTACATCATTTGCTGATATTACTATTCGCAAACAAGTAGAAGAAGCTTTAACACAACAAGCGGAAAGAGAAAGAATGATTTATGCGATCGCCCAACGCATTCGTCAATCTTTAGATTTAAAGCAAATTTTAAGTACAACAGTTGATGAAGTCCGACATTTTCTGCAAACCGATCGAGTAATTATTTACCGTTTTAATCCAGATTGGAGTGGCATAGTAGTTGAAGAATCTGTGGCAGAAGGTTGGCTAAAAATTCTGAATATGGAAATTACGGATACTTATTTTGTTGAGAGACAAGGAAAAGCATATCAATACAATACAATTCGGGTAACTTCTGATATTTATGAAGCAGGATTTGCCGATTGTCATATAGAATTATTGGAAAAATTGCAAGTCAGAGCTAAGTTAATTGTCCCAATTTTACAAGGTGAAAATCTTTGGGGTTTGTTAGTGGCACATCATTGTAGTTCTCCTCGCCATTGGTATCCTTGGGAAAGCGAACTATTGCAACAATTGGCAACACAAGTAGCGATCGCAATTCAACAATCAGAACTTCATCAACAATTACAAATTGCGAACAAACAATTAGAGAATTTAGCATTAATCGATCAATTAACTCAAGTAGCTAATCGTCGTTGTTTCGATCGCACTCTCTCGGAAGAATGGACTCGTTTAATCGGCGAACAACGACCTTTATCTTTACTACTTTGTGATATTGATTATTTTAAACAATATAATGATACTTACGGTCATACTGCTGGAGATATTTGTTTAAAACTTGTTGCCCAAGCCCTCAGACAAGCAGTGCAACGTCCGATCGATGTAGTAGCACGTTATGGTGGCGAAGAATTTGCTATCATTTTGCCTCATACTAATAGCAAAGGGGCCGTAAGAGTAGCCCAAAAAATTCATAAAACAATCCAAGACTTACATATTCTTCATGCTGCCTCTAAAGTGTCAAAATTAGTAACAGTTAGTATCGGAATTTCTACAAAAATTCCCACTAGAGAAACAGTAAGTTTAGATTTAATTGAAGCAGCCGATCGCGCCCTTTATCAAGCAAAATCAAACGGACGTAATCGATTTTTTATCGATGTTAATGCTCAATAA
- a CDS encoding sodium:solute symporter family protein has protein sequence MSAEVWTTVLVIISFIVYIYIGWHSRVKDTKGFFVADQGVPSLANGAATAADWMSAASFISMAGIISFLGYDGSIFLMGWTGGYVLLALLLAPYLRKFGKYTVPDFVGDRYYSNVARLVAVIAAIFVSLTYVAGQMRGVGIVFSRFLQVDINTGVVIGMVIVAFFAILGGMKGITWTQVAQYVVLIVAYLIPAIAISMLLTNNPIPQLSFTFSDIVERLNTIQTDLGFPAYTEPFANKPMIDVLFFTITLMVGTAGLPHIIVRFYTVPDVKAARWSAGWALLFIAILYTTAPALASFARYNLIDSLHNKTVAEVQQLDWARKWENTGLLKFEDKNADGRFQLTPDKKTNEITIDRDIVVLSTPEVAKLAPWVIALVAAGGLAAALSTASGLLLVISSSIAHDVYYRMIDPGASESKRLFVGRVIVGIAIVVAGYIGINPPGFVAEVVALAFGLAAASFFPVIVLGVFDKRTNREGAIAGMITGLAITTIYIFSVKFGGMQPWFGISAEGFGTVGMILNFIVTLAVSRFTPPPPIEVQALIEELRTPEHEPPALPDIGEEELD, from the coding sequence ATGTCAGCAGAAGTTTGGACGACTGTATTAGTTATCATTTCATTCATTGTTTACATCTATATAGGATGGCACTCTCGCGTTAAAGATACCAAAGGCTTTTTTGTTGCCGATCAAGGTGTGCCTTCTTTAGCAAATGGGGCGGCGACTGCTGCTGATTGGATGTCAGCTGCTTCGTTTATTTCGATGGCGGGAATTATTTCCTTTTTGGGTTACGATGGTTCGATTTTTTTGATGGGTTGGACTGGTGGTTATGTGTTGCTGGCGCTGTTGCTAGCACCTTATCTCCGCAAGTTTGGCAAATATACTGTACCGGATTTTGTAGGCGATCGCTATTACTCAAATGTCGCTCGTTTAGTAGCAGTAATTGCGGCAATTTTTGTGTCTTTAACTTATGTTGCCGGACAAATGCGCGGAGTGGGGATTGTTTTTAGTCGCTTTCTTCAGGTAGATATCAATACCGGAGTGGTGATTGGGATGGTAATTGTGGCCTTTTTCGCCATTTTAGGTGGCATGAAAGGGATTACTTGGACTCAGGTTGCCCAGTACGTTGTATTAATTGTGGCTTATTTGATTCCGGCGATCGCAATTTCCATGTTGCTGACAAACAATCCAATTCCGCAACTTAGTTTCACCTTTAGCGATATTGTCGAAAGACTTAACACAATCCAAACTGATTTAGGTTTTCCCGCTTACACCGAACCTTTTGCGAACAAACCAATGATTGATGTGCTGTTTTTCACTATTACTTTAATGGTGGGAACAGCTGGTTTACCGCACATTATCGTGCGATTCTACACAGTTCCTGATGTAAAAGCGGCGCGTTGGTCTGCTGGTTGGGCGTTGTTGTTCATTGCTATTCTTTATACTACCGCTCCCGCTTTAGCTTCCTTTGCCCGTTACAACTTAATTGATAGTTTGCACAATAAAACAGTTGCCGAAGTGCAACAACTCGACTGGGCAAGAAAGTGGGAAAATACCGGGTTGTTGAAGTTTGAAGACAAGAATGCTGATGGGCGTTTTCAATTAACACCTGATAAGAAAACCAACGAGATTACTATCGATCGAGATATCGTGGTACTCTCAACTCCAGAAGTTGCCAAACTTGCACCTTGGGTAATTGCCCTTGTCGCCGCAGGTGGATTAGCAGCTGCTTTATCTACTGCTTCCGGGTTGTTGTTGGTGATTTCCAGTTCGATCGCTCATGATGTTTATTATCGAATGATCGATCCGGGTGCTTCGGAATCGAAACGGCTATTTGTCGGTAGAGTAATTGTGGGAATTGCGATCGTTGTTGCAGGTTATATTGGCATCAACCCACCTGGATTTGTGGCGGAAGTAGTCGCCCTTGCCTTCGGGTTAGCAGCAGCTAGCTTTTTCCCGGTTATTGTCTTGGGTGTGTTTGACAAACGGACTAATCGGGAAGGTGCGATCGCAGGCATGATTACAGGTTTAGCCATCACCACTATTTACATTTTTAGCGTCAAATTCGGTGGAATGCAACCTTGGTTCGGCATTTCCGCCGAAGGATTCGGCACTGTCGGCATGATTCTCAACTTCATCGTCACTTTAGCCGTTTCCCGCTTCACTCCTCCACCTCCGATCGAAGTACAAGCATTAATAGAAGAGTTGCGAACTCCAGAACACGAACCCCCTGCTTTGCCTGACATTGGCGAAGAAGAATTAGATTAG
- a CDS encoding SPFH domain-containing protein, with protein MLFWLTFIQSLPLAAATETAPAPLAIKANSQDSKSTLIAQQTPLQPTLAQVDLGGGVTFFAGVTAALVLLLISGIWAYTRVYVITPNNEAFVRTGGVFIKRKKVILNGGCIVLPGFHELTRVPLREISIDVERTGKLAVRTKDYLRADMRVTFYVCINEIEEDVLTAAARLSNQGKITPDNIKNALEKRADDAIRAAAKTKDLAEIDSDKLGFAQEVLNLVEPDLKKVGLTLNNIAISEIEEGDTYDTNNFFDAQGVKLRTETIQKSIQQKREVELTTQVVIEQKELDAQKRSLQIAQEKEAAKLAQHLEVEAMKAQREREIEEAKAREAATIQRTKILQNKSVEEEEIGKKLAVQQSQIDADISLEERNKQLKVAQALQKREAELAEIQRQQNVEAAKLQAQVQIAESERLAKLAQEDVAIAVSNKKRESFLAEAQKAKAESSVITASAVEKAERDKQLSIIAAEREAQERRISDQNVVEIEVFRRKRQAEIAQQAALLEAESIRTLAQANRDKLVAEAEGVAAKISAENTISNANLTAKIITTIWPELSEKLPEVLQALAPQPGVLGDARIYSFPGANGNNGNGAGDVNKLLLSTSGLSLINTLLDEGKLGALLGQINQLMRDNGNHSTTETIANSLPPVPPKNLQNPPATKRQTPETPTTKKTVLVANPTPVNQPTEGLETGKNEA; from the coding sequence ATGCTATTTTGGTTAACTTTCATTCAATCTTTACCTCTTGCTGCTGCTACGGAAACGGCACCAGCACCTTTAGCGATAAAAGCAAATTCGCAAGACTCCAAATCTACTTTAATCGCTCAACAAACTCCGCTTCAACCCACATTAGCACAAGTAGATTTAGGCGGCGGAGTAACTTTTTTCGCCGGAGTTACTGCTGCTTTAGTTCTCTTACTTATATCAGGCATTTGGGCTTACACGCGAGTTTATGTAATTACGCCGAATAACGAAGCTTTTGTCCGAACTGGCGGCGTTTTTATTAAGAGGAAAAAGGTAATTCTCAACGGCGGTTGTATTGTTTTACCTGGATTTCACGAACTAACTCGCGTACCTTTGCGGGAAATTTCTATTGATGTAGAACGCACCGGAAAATTAGCCGTTCGCACCAAAGATTATTTACGTGCAGATATGAGAGTAACATTTTATGTCTGCATCAATGAAATCGAAGAAGATGTATTAACAGCAGCGGCTCGACTTTCCAATCAAGGCAAAATTACACCGGATAATATTAAAAATGCTTTAGAAAAACGGGCAGATGACGCAATTCGCGCCGCCGCAAAAACCAAAGATTTAGCAGAAATTGATTCTGATAAATTAGGTTTCGCTCAAGAAGTGTTAAACTTGGTAGAACCAGACTTGAAAAAAGTTGGGTTAACCTTGAATAACATTGCCATTTCCGAAATTGAAGAAGGCGATACTTACGATACTAATAACTTCTTCGATGCTCAAGGCGTGAAACTGCGAACCGAAACAATTCAAAAGTCAATCCAACAAAAACGGGAAGTGGAATTAACTACCCAAGTGGTGATTGAACAAAAAGAATTAGATGCTCAAAAACGCTCTTTGCAAATTGCTCAAGAAAAAGAAGCGGCTAAATTGGCGCAACACTTAGAAGTTGAAGCAATGAAGGCGCAAAGAGAACGGGAAATTGAAGAAGCAAAAGCGCGAGAAGCTGCCACAATTCAACGGACTAAAATCTTACAAAATAAGTCAGTTGAAGAAGAAGAAATTGGTAAGAAACTAGCGGTACAACAAAGCCAAATTGATGCTGATATTTCTTTGGAAGAACGCAATAAACAACTGAAAGTTGCCCAAGCATTGCAAAAACGAGAAGCAGAACTAGCAGAGATTCAACGACAACAAAATGTCGAAGCGGCGAAACTACAAGCGCAAGTACAAATAGCAGAGTCGGAAAGATTAGCCAAGCTAGCGCAAGAAGATGTGGCGATCGCAGTTTCTAACAAAAAACGCGAAAGTTTCCTTGCAGAAGCACAAAAAGCCAAAGCAGAATCATCTGTTATAACAGCAAGCGCTGTTGAAAAAGCAGAACGGGATAAACAACTTTCAATTATCGCCGCCGAAAGAGAAGCACAAGAACGCCGCATCTCCGATCAAAACGTAGTGGAAATTGAAGTTTTCCGCCGCAAACGCCAAGCGGAAATCGCCCAACAAGCAGCTTTATTAGAAGCAGAATCAATCCGCACTTTAGCACAAGCAAACCGCGATAAACTTGTCGCCGAAGCGGAAGGTGTTGCAGCTAAAATTTCTGCTGAAAATACGATTAGCAATGCTAATTTAACGGCAAAAATTATTACCACAATTTGGCCGGAATTATCGGAAAAATTGCCGGAAGTTTTACAAGCTTTAGCACCACAACCAGGCGTTTTAGGCGATGCCAGAATCTACTCTTTCCCTGGTGCAAATGGCAACAATGGTAACGGTGCTGGCGATGTGAATAAACTGCTATTATCGACTAGCGGTTTATCCTTAATTAACACTTTGTTGGATGAAGGAAAATTAGGCGCTTTACTGGGACAAATTAATCAGTTAATGCGTGATAATGGTAATCATTCAACAACTGAAACAATTGCAAATTCTCTCCCTCCAGTACCACCAAAAAACCTGCAAAATCCCCCAGCTACTAAGCGACAAACTCCCGAAACACCAACAACGAAAAAAACCGTATTAGTGGCAAATCCAACTCCAGTAAATCAACCAACTGAAGGTTTAGAAACTGGTAAGAATGAGGCATAG
- a CDS encoding MBL fold metallo-hydrolase has translation MALVLEQINVEGLAHLSYLVGDDKAGVAAVIDPRRDVDVYLQMARDRGVRITHILETHIHADFVSGSHELKARTNATIYGGRTDDYQFELQQMQEGDEVHLGSVTLRALQTPGHTPEHICLLIFDAKQGDKPFGIFTGDTLFNLDVGRPDLLGTGSEKELATQLYHSLFDKLVPLGDRIEVYPCHGAGSSCGKSIGDRRQSTIGNEKVFSPALKERSEQQFVEWILSDMPEAPTHYPRLKKVNAKGATIKGCVPTLAPLSPQEFREIMQKENSLVIDTRSILAFGGGHIPGAINIALLPAFPNWVGWMIPPEKKLLLVVESDRDIKLVTEQLFRIGYDNLVGYLHSGMTSWQNAGLPLQRTGEWTVHELNQHKNDPSLTILDVRTDSEFNSGFVPGAKHIFVAHLEENLDKLDRSKTIATYCGTGYRASIAASLLQKHGFENVINIPGSWTAWKGAQLPVEKPKQMAGVS, from the coding sequence ATGGCTTTAGTATTAGAACAAATCAATGTAGAAGGATTAGCGCATCTTTCCTATTTAGTTGGTGATGATAAAGCTGGAGTAGCTGCTGTTATCGATCCGCGCCGTGATGTAGATGTTTATTTGCAAATGGCGCGAGATCGGGGAGTGCGAATTACGCACATTTTAGAAACTCATATTCATGCTGATTTTGTTTCTGGTTCCCATGAATTAAAAGCCAGAACTAATGCTACTATTTACGGTGGAAGAACTGATGATTATCAGTTTGAGTTACAGCAAATGCAAGAAGGAGATGAGGTACATTTAGGTAGTGTAACTTTACGTGCTTTACAGACTCCCGGACATACTCCCGAACATATTTGTTTGCTAATTTTTGATGCGAAACAAGGGGATAAACCTTTTGGGATTTTTACCGGAGATACTTTGTTTAATTTGGATGTTGGTCGCCCAGATTTATTAGGAACGGGAAGCGAAAAAGAATTAGCAACGCAACTTTATCATTCATTGTTTGATAAGTTGGTGCCTTTGGGCGATCGCATCGAAGTTTACCCCTGTCATGGTGCGGGTTCTTCTTGCGGGAAATCAATTGGCGATCGCAGACAAAGTACAATTGGTAATGAAAAAGTCTTCAGTCCCGCCTTAAAAGAACGCAGCGAACAACAATTTGTCGAGTGGATTTTAAGCGATATGCCAGAAGCACCGACACATTACCCACGCTTGAAAAAAGTTAATGCCAAAGGTGCAACAATTAAAGGTTGTGTACCAACTTTAGCACCACTTTCTCCCCAAGAATTCCGGGAAATAATGCAAAAGGAAAATAGTTTAGTTATTGACACTCGTTCAATTCTCGCCTTTGGTGGTGGACATATTCCCGGTGCAATTAATATCGCTTTGCTTCCGGCTTTTCCTAACTGGGTTGGTTGGATGATTCCGCCTGAGAAAAAACTGTTATTGGTGGTGGAAAGCGATCGGGATATCAAGCTAGTCACAGAACAACTTTTCCGCATTGGCTATGACAATTTAGTAGGTTACTTACACAGCGGAATGACTAGTTGGCAGAATGCAGGTTTACCTTTACAACGGACTGGCGAATGGACTGTGCATGAATTGAATCAGCACAAAAATGACCCAAGTTTAACAATTTTAGATGTGCGGACTGACAGCGAATTTAACAGCGGTTTTGTTCCCGGTGCTAAACACATTTTTGTCGCCCATTTAGAAGAAAATTTGGATAAATTGGATCGTTCTAAAACCATTGCAACTTATTGCGGTACAGGTTATCGTGCTTCCATTGCTGCTAGTTTGCTGCAAAAACATGGCTTTGAAAATGTGATTAATATCCCTGGTTCTTGGACTGCTTGGAAAGGTGCTCAACTTCCGGTAGAAAAACCTAAACAAATGGCTGGAGTGAGTTAA
- a CDS encoding OB-fold-containig protein encodes MLFNPANLPYWIFLGMGVLLFLLVIVSGGGDDDIELDADAEIDLDVDVDVNADIGDGGLHLDTDSDAEGGFSALQILGWLGFGKAPLLLLLATDFSLLGLIGWIINVTWAGIWGSFPQGFWAGVVAILALVMSLFLGSLIARPLGKIFASFGEDASSDRLIGCIGTVSSARIPHETEGKIGQIHVLDTAQNLVTVTANLPEWAKVVPCRNQKVLVIDRQPKSYLVIAKDSSDEDLWLENSSKIKSPR; translated from the coding sequence ATGCTGTTTAATCCCGCCAATTTACCTTATTGGATTTTTTTAGGAATGGGGGTGTTGCTATTCCTACTAGTTATTGTTTCCGGTGGGGGAGATGATGATATTGAGCTAGATGCAGATGCCGAAATCGATCTTGATGTAGATGTAGATGTAAATGCAGATATTGGAGATGGAGGTTTACATTTAGACACAGACAGCGATGCCGAAGGTGGATTTAGCGCGTTACAAATACTGGGATGGTTAGGTTTTGGCAAAGCACCGTTACTGTTATTATTAGCTACGGATTTTAGCCTTTTGGGATTAATTGGTTGGATAATTAACGTTACCTGGGCAGGAATTTGGGGAAGTTTCCCGCAAGGTTTTTGGGCGGGAGTTGTGGCGATTTTAGCCTTAGTGATGAGTTTGTTTTTAGGTAGTTTAATTGCGCGACCTTTGGGGAAAATTTTTGCTAGTTTTGGAGAAGATGCTAGTAGCGATCGCTTAATTGGTTGCATTGGTACAGTTTCTTCTGCCAGAATTCCCCACGAAACTGAAGGTAAAATCGGCCAAATTCATGTCTTAGATACTGCCCAAAACCTTGTCACTGTCACCGCAAATTTGCCAGAATGGGCGAAAGTTGTTCCTTGCCGAAATCAAAAGGTTTTAGTGATCGATCGCCAACCCAAAAGTTACCTAGTAATTGCCAAAGATAGCTCCGATGAAGACCTTTGGCTAGAAAACTCCAGCAAAATCAAAAGTCCCCGTTAG
- a CDS encoding Uma2 family endonuclease: MTVTIAKWTLDDYHQMIEVGLLVGRQVELLNGEIVEMPPEGEPHAYYSTEGSDYLKALLGDRVTIRQGKPITIIASNSEPEPDIAIVQPLGREYLQHHPYPENIFWLIEFSQTTLAKDLEAKRKTYAAALIQEYWVVDLKNQQLKVFRNPVDGDYRSEESLTSGEICAIAFPHIFISIQRLLN, translated from the coding sequence ATGACAGTCACTATTGCTAAATGGACATTAGACGACTATCACCAGATGATTGAAGTGGGATTGTTAGTAGGTCGTCAGGTAGAATTATTGAATGGAGAAATTGTTGAAATGCCACCAGAAGGAGAACCCCATGCTTACTACTCAACAGAAGGCAGTGATTATCTCAAGGCATTGTTAGGCGATCGAGTTACAATTCGCCAAGGCAAACCAATTACAATTATCGCCAGTAATTCTGAACCTGAACCGGATATTGCGATCGTCCAACCACTCGGACGAGAATACCTACAACACCATCCTTACCCGGAAAACATTTTTTGGCTAATCGAATTTTCTCAGACAACTCTCGCTAAAGATTTGGAAGCTAAACGTAAAACTTACGCCGCTGCATTAATTCAAGAATATTGGGTAGTAGACTTAAAAAATCAACAACTTAAAGTATTTCGCAATCCGGTTGATGGTGATTATCGTTCTGAGGAAAGTTTAACATCTGGAGAAATTTGCGCGATCGCATTTCCCCATATCTTCATCTCCATACAAAGATTGCTCAATTAG